From the genome of Chelonia mydas isolate rCheMyd1 chromosome 2, rCheMyd1.pri.v2, whole genome shotgun sequence, one region includes:
- the TMEM249 gene encoding transmembrane protein 249, with the protein MLRGAFVLWNLSFFNVERTLARRMQQNAHYPFQVQQPNGEDVVMEYYKDTLWKGALIFLLCVLGGVFYLKSEKVGEPVAGPRLCPRAPRLGPGKGRRFLSPPPGWDIANWGPLTPKSSSYFPILGAVTSRSLSLARPASTPPAPGLGSRVRPPQVSQDYSGFFIYGILVGLWLLLSSMHKRHLVINHARGCYQIYIKRQLWEEGPLHQIYVRLTAQMDAYGKCFYSLIINGYGLEVLALASLSDKYEHMEFLGRRIARKLKLNYFDYLDVSTRHVIRHRPPLERDRDLQV; encoded by the exons ATGCTACGAGGTGCCTTCGTGCTTTGGAACCTCAGCTTCTTCAACGTGGAGAGGACCCTGGCACGCAGGATGCAGCAGAACGCGCATTACCCCTTCCAGGTGCAGCAGCCCAATGGTGAGGA TGTTGTCATGGAGTATTACAAGGACACGCTGTggaagggggccctgatcttccTGCTCTGTGTCTTGGGCGGTGTCTTCTACCTCAAGAGTGAGAAGGTAGGAGAGCCCGTGGCTGGTCCCAGGCTGTGCCCCAGAGCCCCCCGACTGGGGCCAGGCAAAGGGCGTcgtttcctttccccccccccggggtgggATATAGCTAACTGGGGACCCCTCACCCCCAAGTCCTCCAGCTACTTCCCCATCCTGGGAGCTGTGACCAGCAGGTCCCTCTCGCTTGCTcgccctgcctccacccccccgGCTCCGGGTCTTGGCTCCCGGGTCCGTCCCCCACAGGTCTCCCAGGATTACTCCGGCTTCTTCATCTACGGGATCCTGGTCGGCCTCTGGCTCCTCCTCAGCTCCATGCACAAGCGGCACCTGGTCATCAACCACGCCCGGGGCTGCTACCAGATCTACATCAAgaggcagctgtgggaggaggggccCTTGCACCAGATCTACGTCCGGCTGACGGCCCAGATGGACG CCTATGGGAAATGCTTCTACAGCCTCATCATCAACGGCTACGGGCTGGAGGTGCTGGCCCTGGCCAGCCTGTCCGACAAGTACGAG CACATGGAGTTCCTGGGCAGGCGGATCGCGCGCAAGCTCAAACTCAACTACTTCGACTACCTGGATGTGTCCACGCGCCACGTGATCCGCCACCGGCCCCCGCTGGAGCGGGACAGGGACCTGCAGGTTTGA